A portion of the Bacteroides faecium genome contains these proteins:
- a CDS encoding RNA polymerase sigma factor, whose translation MKSLSFRKDLVGVQDELLRFAYKLTTDREEANDLLQETSLKALDNEDKYMPDTNFKGWMYTIMRNIFINNYRKVVRDQTFIDQTDNLYHLNLPQDASSESTERAYDLKEMHRVVNKLPKEYRIPFAMHVSGFKYREIAEKLNLPLGTVKSRIFFTRQKLQEELKDFR comes from the coding sequence ATGAAAAGTTTAAGCTTCAGAAAAGATTTAGTAGGAGTACAAGATGAGTTACTTCGCTTCGCTTATAAACTGACAACCGACCGCGAAGAAGCAAATGACTTGTTGCAGGAAACATCATTGAAAGCATTGGATAATGAAGACAAATACATGCCCGATACGAATTTTAAAGGATGGATGTACACCATCATGCGCAATATATTCATCAACAACTACCGTAAAGTGGTTCGCGACCAGACTTTTATTGACCAAACCGACAACTTATATCATCTGAACCTGCCGCAAGATGCAAGTTCGGAGAGTACAGAAAGAGCGTACGACCTGAAAGAGATGCACCGGGTGGTGAACAAACTCCCCAAAGAATACAGGATTCCGTTTGCCATGCACGTTTCAGGATTCAAATATCGTGAGATTGCGGAAAAGCTGAATCTCCCGCTAGGTACAGTGAAAAGCCGCATTTTCTTCACACGCCAGAAATTGCAGGAAGAATTGAAAGACTTCCGCTAA